A stretch of Plutella xylostella chromosome 10, ilPluXylo3.1, whole genome shotgun sequence DNA encodes these proteins:
- the LOC105382006 gene encoding serine hydrolase-like protein isoform X1, whose protein sequence is MASKIFQTLVSRSKASRSLSAIQLIATNKLHTSQVPVKEIQIPTQWGHVAAKLWGNENQRPILALHGWQDNAGTWDPIAPMLAQGCSLLAIDFPGHGLSSWYPPGMHYYPWELPRLILHLKEYFQWDKLSLLCHSMGSIAGLRFASLFPDDVDTYIAIDSLIYDDYDLNFVVGKYQTNLQKLQIQQKRQHLEPPSYSMEEITKLWHLGTNKSVDLDSVQHLLKRGALPSKKDPQKFYVSRDARLKYTLFTAEDKKFVENLVLRLKCPTLYVKAIDSPYASDEYSVTLREIIAKNNDTFELQFVPGTHHVHLNNPEKVANLVIPFLQKHGLFSEELTKQNN, encoded by the exons ATGGcaagcaaaatatttcaaacgCTAGTTTCAAGGTCCAAGGCCAGTAGATCGTTATCTGCTATTCAGCTCATTGCCACCAACAAATTACATACA TCTCAGGTGCCTGTTAAAGAAATTCAAATACCAACTCAATGGGGACATGTGGCTGCAAAATTATGGGGAAATGAAAACCAAAGACCTATACTAGCTCTTCATGGCTGGCAAGATAATGCAGGCACTTGGGATCCTATTGCACCAATGCTAGCCCAAGGCTGCTCATTACTAGCCATTGACTTCCCTGGTCATGGACTGTCATCTTGGTACCCTCCTG GTATGCATTATTATCCATGGGAGCTACCTCGGTTAATCCTCCACTTGAAAGAATACTTTCAATGGGATAAATTGTCCCTTCTTTGTCATTCAATGGGATCCATAGCTGGGCTACGATTTGCTAGTTTGTTTCCAGATGATGTGGACACCTACATAGCTATTGACAGCCTTAtttatgatgattatgatcTGAATTTCGTTGTTGGGAAATATCAAACAAATttgcaaaaattacaaattcaaCAAAAACGCCAACACTTGGAACCTCCGTCTTATTCAATGGAGGAAATTACAAAACTCTGGCATTTGGGAACCAACAAATCTGTAGATCTGGACAGTGTACAGCATCTCCTCAAGCGTGGCGCCCTGCCATCTAAGAAGGATCCCCAAAAATTTTATGTCAGTCGGGACGCTCgactaaaatatacattgtTTACTGCAGAAGACAAAAAGTTTGTAGAGAATCTTGTCCTTAGGCTGAAATGCCCGACTTTGTATGTAAAAGCTATTGACTCGCCTTATGCATCAGATGAGTATTCTGTAACATTGCGAGAAATCATTGCTAAAAATAATGACACGTTTGAGCTTCAATTTGTACCTGGCACTCATCATGTGCATTTAAATAACCCTGAAAAGGTAGCCAACCTTGTAATACCTTTCCTTCAAAAACATGGATTATTTAGTGAAGAACTAACcaaacaaaacaattaa
- the LOC105382006 gene encoding serine hydrolase-like protein isoform X2, whose protein sequence is MASKIFQTLVSRSKASRSLSAIQLIATNKLHTVPVKEIQIPTQWGHVAAKLWGNENQRPILALHGWQDNAGTWDPIAPMLAQGCSLLAIDFPGHGLSSWYPPGMHYYPWELPRLILHLKEYFQWDKLSLLCHSMGSIAGLRFASLFPDDVDTYIAIDSLIYDDYDLNFVVGKYQTNLQKLQIQQKRQHLEPPSYSMEEITKLWHLGTNKSVDLDSVQHLLKRGALPSKKDPQKFYVSRDARLKYTLFTAEDKKFVENLVLRLKCPTLYVKAIDSPYASDEYSVTLREIIAKNNDTFELQFVPGTHHVHLNNPEKVANLVIPFLQKHGLFSEELTKQNN, encoded by the exons ATGGcaagcaaaatatttcaaacgCTAGTTTCAAGGTCCAAGGCCAGTAGATCGTTATCTGCTATTCAGCTCATTGCCACCAACAAATTACATACA GTGCCTGTTAAAGAAATTCAAATACCAACTCAATGGGGACATGTGGCTGCAAAATTATGGGGAAATGAAAACCAAAGACCTATACTAGCTCTTCATGGCTGGCAAGATAATGCAGGCACTTGGGATCCTATTGCACCAATGCTAGCCCAAGGCTGCTCATTACTAGCCATTGACTTCCCTGGTCATGGACTGTCATCTTGGTACCCTCCTG GTATGCATTATTATCCATGGGAGCTACCTCGGTTAATCCTCCACTTGAAAGAATACTTTCAATGGGATAAATTGTCCCTTCTTTGTCATTCAATGGGATCCATAGCTGGGCTACGATTTGCTAGTTTGTTTCCAGATGATGTGGACACCTACATAGCTATTGACAGCCTTAtttatgatgattatgatcTGAATTTCGTTGTTGGGAAATATCAAACAAATttgcaaaaattacaaattcaaCAAAAACGCCAACACTTGGAACCTCCGTCTTATTCAATGGAGGAAATTACAAAACTCTGGCATTTGGGAACCAACAAATCTGTAGATCTGGACAGTGTACAGCATCTCCTCAAGCGTGGCGCCCTGCCATCTAAGAAGGATCCCCAAAAATTTTATGTCAGTCGGGACGCTCgactaaaatatacattgtTTACTGCAGAAGACAAAAAGTTTGTAGAGAATCTTGTCCTTAGGCTGAAATGCCCGACTTTGTATGTAAAAGCTATTGACTCGCCTTATGCATCAGATGAGTATTCTGTAACATTGCGAGAAATCATTGCTAAAAATAATGACACGTTTGAGCTTCAATTTGTACCTGGCACTCATCATGTGCATTTAAATAACCCTGAAAAGGTAGCCAACCTTGTAATACCTTTCCTTCAAAAACATGGATTATTTAGTGAAGAACTAACcaaacaaaacaattaa
- the LOC105394188 gene encoding tRNA methyltransferase 10 homolog A: MVENKDVSGTEEVHKVSEEDEKNVHQISLFDISIDPGLKDDEGNELPRPYSKSQMRKWLKKVKWENRKSEKRAKEKARAKERRAQARISNIDLGPSRKCLKKMKMEKVKKNIGLIIDLSFDHLMIEKNRFKVIKQILRCYSINRRSETPLQMYVTSFGERTKMEIARHNGYEHWDMVFYEKPYLDIFPKEKLCYLTSESENVIESFDDDTIYIIGGLVDHNEHKGLCYKIAQEQGIQHGQLPLDKYVNMKTRKVLTIDHVFEIVLKISEGMSWQDTLLKVLPERKGALVCDTPVDSTCTTNLTLSNDSDYKTSEVQNLD, from the exons ATGGTAGAAAATAAAGACGTTTCTGGTACTGAAGAGGTACATAAGGTATCCGAGGAAGATGAAAAGAATGTTCATCAAATTTCTCTCTTCGATATTTCCATTGATCCTGGCCTAAAAGATGATGAAGGCAATGAACTTCCAAGGCCCTACAGTAAGAGTCAGATGCGAAAATGGTTGAAAAAAGTTAAATGGGAAAATAGAAAGTCTGAAAAACGAGCTAAAGAAAAAGCCCGTGCTAAAGAAAGAAGGGCACAAGCACGGATTTCTAATATTGACTTAGGTCCAAGCAGAAAATGcctaaagaaaatgaaaatggaaaaagtaaaaaaaaatattggactAATAATAGACTTAAGTTTTGACCATTTGATGatagaaaaaaatagatttaaagtaattaaacaaatacttagaTGTTATTCTATTAATAGAAGATCAGAAACACCTCTTCAAATGTATGTAACTAGTTTTGGGGAGAGAACCAAAATGGAAATAGCAAGGCATAATGGTTATGAACACTGggat ATGGTGTTTTATGAAAAACCATATTTAGATATATTTCCCAAGgaaaaattatgttatttaacaAGTGAATCAGAAAATGTTATTGAAAGCTTTGATGATGATACAATTTACATCATAGGAGGCCTGGTGGATCACAATGAACACAAG GGTCTCTGTTACAAAATTGCACAGGAGCAAGGTATCCAACATGGTCAGTTGCCATTGGATAAGTATGTCAACATGAAGACACGGAAAGTGCTCACTATAGATCATG TGTTTGAAATAGTTCTGAAGATTTCAGAAGGTATGTCCTGGCAAGATACATTGCTGAAGGTGTTGCCAGAAAGGAAAGGGGCTCTTGTTTGTGACACGCCAGTGGACAGTACATGTACTACAAACCTAACTTTAAGCAATGATAGTGATTATAAGACAAGTGAGGTACAAAATTTGGATTAA